The Aquicella siphonis DNA segment TCTCCCATTTAAAAGAATCACGTAACTTTTTTCCTGCGGGTACCCGCGTTGATGATTTGAAGCGGATTCCAAAAGATGTGGATGTCTATATTATCGGCGGACAGGCGACCTTTGTTGATATTGCACTTTGGCTGGCCTATGACAATCATCATGCGGGACGTATACATGTCATTACCCGAAATCCGCCAATTATTACGACCAAAGGTAATAATGACGCATGTGACGCGTCATCGATCCATGGGCTGACTAATATCTTGAAAACCCGGTATAAAAAGAACACATTACGTTTGTCTGAAGCCGAGTCGTTATTTTGGAATGCTTACAGCGTTGCGGCAAAAAAGCCCGTTGATTTGTCCAAGCTACCAAGACCGCAAACGGCTCTTTCCTATCAGATAAAAAAATATAAAAAAGATCCGCTCAGTGATGACTCAATTGGCAATGTGGATGAACTAAGATCGTTCATTTTCAATTTCTATTTTAGCGGCTGCTACGCTGAGTTTTGGGATAAATTGAAAGATGAGGATAAGGCCGATTTTAATCAGCGGCTTTATTCATTCATTTTTGCCTACCTGACTGGAATTACGCCGTTAAATGCTCAGTTATTGCTTGAGTTATACGACCGCGATCTGATAGTTGAAGAAAACGGACTAACATCTGTCCGATATGACAGTAATAAGAAGCGATTTATTCTTAAATTTTCAAATGATGACGAAGAGGAGGCTGAATATCTCATTGACTCCAGCGGATTAGGTTATGATATTAGTAAACAGAATGCAAATTTTTCACTACTCTCAAACTTGGTCACGAAAGGTTATCTTGTGCCGGCCCGATTTGGAGGGATACAGTTAAATGACTATGGTCAGGCATTCAATGGGGAGAATGAATTACAATCCAATCTTATCTGTATCGGGCCAGCCGCCTCGTACTGTCATCCGGTGCCTACGCCTTACGCTTCTTTCATTGCGATAGATGCCGTTCAAAAAGCATTATCCGCGTTAACTTTCAATACAACTTCTTTTCAATTAAAGGCGCTTTAAGGTATGCTGCGTGTGTTTCAGATTTGTATTTACATTCTCGCGGCAATTATGTCAGAAAAAAGTCTCGCGTTTGATAGAGACAAGTTCAAAATCGGCGAACATTTGACAACCGATCAGGCAAGACAATATATCCAGGCGTATTATGGGCGCCCGAAACAAAAATTTACTGTTCCTGATATGGGCGATATTCCTAAAGGAAGAGAAGGTGATGATATCAGAAAAGCCATTCTCATACTCACGAAAACGTCTGTTTATATGGGAGCGAATAACCGCGATGCAGCCAAGCGTCATGCTGGTCATGATTTAAATTGTGTTAATTGTCATCAAGCGGGTAATTCGAAGCTGCCAGGTACTAAAATATATAGCTTGCCCTGGGTGAATGTAATTAATGATTATCCCAAACTTGATACCAAGTCCATGCAAATTATTTCATTAGAACAGCGTATCATTAAGATGTTTGGTAATGGCAAGGTGGCGTTGACACCTCAATCTGATGAAATCAGGCTGATTATGAAATACTTTCGATGGCTAAATCAATTTGCAAAAAAGGGACATCAAATGGAAGGCACAGGATTGTATAAAATATATTTATCGC contains these protein-coding regions:
- a CDS encoding FAD/NAD(P)-binding protein, translated to MFSQHNNNHSDNIIAIVGSGLSGIAAFCQMVDKLIETSTETHKILLFEKEKEQFATGVPYTTDSPSIWTLNNPAAKLKLMANGITMADWMNIAREKWEPSFHGISEEYPPRALVGLFLKDQYTSYKSKALAHGIVIEEYIEEVIDLERDHDKWNLITNCQRHFSINTLFLCLGHAPNNQFSHLKESRNFFPAGTRVDDLKRIPKDVDVYIIGGQATFVDIALWLAYDNHHAGRIHVITRNPPIITTKGNNDACDASSIHGLTNILKTRYKKNTLRLSEAESLFWNAYSVAAKKPVDLSKLPRPQTALSYQIKKYKKDPLSDDSIGNVDELRSFIFNFYFSGCYAEFWDKLKDEDKADFNQRLYSFIFAYLTGITPLNAQLLLELYDRDLIVEENGLTSVRYDSNKKRFILKFSNDDEEEAEYLIDSSGLGYDISKQNANFSLLSNLVTKGYLVPARFGGIQLNDYGQAFNGENELQSNLICIGPAASYCHPVPTPYASFIAIDAVQKALSALTFNTTSFQLKAL
- a CDS encoding c-type cytochrome, translating into MLRVFQICIYILAAIMSEKSLAFDRDKFKIGEHLTTDQARQYIQAYYGRPKQKFTVPDMGDIPKGREGDDIRKAILILTKTSVYMGANNRDAAKRHAGHDLNCVNCHQAGNSKLPGTKIYSLPWVNVINDYPKLDTKSMQIISLEQRIIKMFGNGKVALTPQSDEIRLIMKYFRWLNQFAKKGHQMEGTGLYKIYLSRMAKPGRGKMLYQQNCMQCHGKSGEGIKRANFDYGGGYIIPPVDTGYLYMIPVLASFIYVNMPYGKSSYNKPALSIGDAYDIAAYINIDLPKKYNPDRSKEFPDQTFRPDSFLATVKLKKGLYSKILGPYKHPYAM